In Leptotrichia sp. oral taxon 215 str. W9775, the DNA window ATATAATCAATTTGAAATTTTTAGATTTATTGGTGCATTCACCGTTTTGATTTTTCATACGGCTAAAAATACAAGTTTTTATTCCCAAGTTCCTTCGCTTTTCCAAAATGGAACAATTTGGGTATATTTCTTTTTTGTTTTATCAGGATTTATGCTTTCTTATTCTCATTTTAATAAAGACATTGATATAAAAAAATTTTATTTAACAAGACTTTTTAAATTTTATCCCTTATACTTTTTTTCTTTATTACTTCTTTTTGTTTATTCCCTAAAATATAAAGAAAAATTAATATACAGTATTTTTTTGATACAAAGTTTGATATTCGGAAAAGCTACAGACCAAAATTATAATTATGCCGCTTGGTATCTTTCTGTCTTGGCTTTTCTAATAATAATATTCCCATATTTATTAAAATTTATGAAAGTACATTCTAAATATTTTAAATATTTCACAATATTTACAGTTATTTACACTTACTATGTGTATCTAACATTTAACAAATACAGTGATAATTCATATATTTATCATCTTATTAATTATTTTCCTTTAATGCATCTTTCTTCTTTTGTTGTTGGGATGCTATTGTTTTATTATTTAAAAAATATAAATGGTAAAAAATATTATTCTTTTTTACTACCCTTATATTTTTTATTTTTAACTCTATTTGTTCAATATAATAAAGTTATTCCTTATGCATCTGTATTAATTTCATTATCTTTTGTACCTTTGATTATGTTTTTATTTTTAGATTCAGGTTTTTTCAGTAAAATTTTAAGTAATAACTTTTTTGTATATTTAGGAAGTTTAAGTTTTTCAATATATATTCTTCATGTTCCTATTTATCACATTTATAGAAAATATATACATAGTATTGATAATAATTTACATTTTCTAACATTTTTTATAATAGTTTTCGTTGCTTCAAATGGCACAAAATACTTTATTGAAAATAAATATTATAAATTTTTATGTAGCAAGTATCTAAAGTCCTAATAAGGATTTTAGATACCTCCATTTTCTCTGTAATACTTTTCAAAATAAATTTTAATATCTAAATTTTTCAACTCTTCATTTGTCAAATTTTCCAAAGCTTCCTCTGCTTTTGCTTCTCCAATTATCACTCCGTTTAATACTTTTTCGCCCTTAACAAATATCTCTCCTATTATCTCTTTTGTTATTTTGTCGAGAACGGGATTGCGTTCTTCGTCATAATATTTCCATTCTTTTTCCTTAGTTATAGTCTCTTTAATCATCATCAAAAGTACTCTATCAGTATCACGAATAGGTTGATAGACACCATTTCTTATCCTTACGCCAAGTTTTATTTTTTCTTCCTTAAGTTCTTTCAACTTCTCTTTTATCTTCTCTATTTTAAAATCTCTATCATATACGACTTTCCCGCTCTTTATTGTTTCACATTCCTTTAATTCTACCATTTCTCCGTTAATAAAATACAAATTCGGATTTACTTTTATTTCTTCACTATATTCAATTTCTTCAATAATATCTCCAACCATAGTAGGAGCTATTTTAGAAACGTCTTTTTCTCTTCCTAAAATTAAAAAACTATCTTTGTTATACATAATTTTTAATGTATTTTCTTTAAAATTTTTTTGTTCTTCATACCAATTATTATTATTTTCATCAAAAATTCCCCAATACTTCATTCCTTCCTCTGTTTCCATTACTTCTACTCTATCAACTACAAATTTTTTCATTTTTTCCTCCTATTATGCAAAATAAGCGTTAAGCCATTGACCATTTCTATGAAACTGTAAAGCTCTGCTTCCTATTTTAATATGATCCTGAGTTTCTCCATAATTTCTCGAAACCTTTGTTAAAACATAACCATTTCTTTCTCCCTTTCCATTAATTCCATCTTCCACATAACCTACCATTCTAATTTCATAAATTCTGTTTACTTGAGCGTCGTTTGCTTTGTTCCATGCGTCGAATGCTTTATTCCACGTCTCAGTTATTCTACCATGTGCATGTTGGATGTTGCTATCTCTTGATGCCATATCAAAATTATCCATAATTTCGCACCAATTTCCTCCATTCCGATTTGGAACTTTATAATAAGCCCTCCCACCATTTACGTGAAAACAGCCCATATAATCTCCATTTTCTAAGTACATATATAAGTGTCTTGGTGCCCAGCAGTCAGTACTATTTCCTCTCAATACAAAATCACTATTGTTAGTATTTCTGTACCCTTTGCTAAACGGAATATATGGACTCAAATCAGGTCTTGGGCTTACTTCTCTTATTTTTTTATAGTTAATAAGACCATAATCATCTTCTCCCGCTGGCTTTAACAGTTTACTTAAAAACTTGACAAGTCCCCACACAGTTAAAATTTTTGTATGGTCTAATGTCTCAAATAACTTAGTCCATTTTGTTTTTCCTGGACTTTCTTCATTGTTGCCTGTATTTTTTTCAATTATTTCTTTTACTCTAGCAGAATCAGTCTCAGCTTCTGTGCTAGAATAGAGCTTTGCTATTCCAAGAGTATTTTCAGATGCCTGTGTTATCAGCTCAATTAAAAAATAATTTCCAGTATAAATTAAATTTACTATATTGTCTTTTATAAGACTTTTAGATTTAAGATTTTCATTATCATTAAACTTAAGTGAGTAATTATTATTTTTAAAAACAACAACTGGATTATCAAAGTTATTTGTTTTTGGAATTACAAATTTCAATTTAAGTCCTTCAAATAATTCTTGTTCACTTTCTAAATTTTTAATTACATAAGCATCTACTCCTGAACCATAATTTTCTGAATATTCTGTTTCAACAAAATACACTCCGTTTTTTTGCATTTCATTAAAATCATCAGAGCTTATTACACTACCTCTTGTCTGTATAACACCCCTAAAAGGTGTAATTTCTTTCACTTCGTTGTCTCCAACAGTTACAGAAGGATTTCTTATTTTAAATAGATTCGAATGTTCATACACTCCTCGCAAAAATTTTTTAATGATAGGCATTCTCTTTTTCCCTCCTTTTAATCATTAAGTTCCAACATTTCATCAAGATTGTATTCATGTCTGTCATATTCATATCTAACATCACTTTTAACAATATATTTCTGTTTTTCTCCTTTACAGTTTATTAAAAATTCTCCATCCAACATTTCCCAACAATCTATAATTATTCCTGCTGCTTTTATTGATTTTAAAAATAATATAATTTCTCGAATATTTGCTTTTTTCAAAATCCTTAATTTAATGTGACGTACTTTAATATTTTTGTCAGAATTATAATCAAAAATCTGTATTCTATGTTTTTCAATATTAAAAAAAATGGATATAGCATTAACAATAAAATTAAAATCAACTCTTCCTAATCTTAATAAAAACGATAATTTTAAAAATTTTCTGTACTCTTCATCTGTTCTTCCACTTCTGTAAATTTTGAATTGTGAGCCAAACAAATCAAGTTCTTTTTCGAGTAATTTATCAATGACATCAGAAAACAATACTTTTTCAAAATGTTTATCATACAATTCAAATCCTTTAGAAATTATATTGAAAATTTTTATGTTATTCTGACCTTTTCTGTCAACTATATTCCCACATAGCTTTAAAAAATCATTTGCTTCCATTATAATTCCACCTCAATATTATTAATGCTCAAAAAACTATATTCATCATGCTGTATAGCTAAATCTATTTTTGACCAGCTTCCATTTATTTTCTTTATTTCTACATCTGCTTCTAACTGATCAGCTATTTTATAAACTGCAGCTTGAATTTTTTCATAATTAACATATTGACCTAGTCTAAATTTATCTGATTCTTTAATTATATTTCCTACAATTTCTTCTTTTGTTGTTTTTTTATAATCTGAAATATTTTTTATATTTCTGACTCTTACTGCATATTCAACTTTAGTTGCTTTTTTAAATTTAATTATCCGTTCTTGATTTGAATCAGTTATTACTCTCATTTCCACATCACCATCTGTCACAATACCTGGAGAAATAGTATTTAGAACTGTATACGCTACTTCTTCATCAATAAGACCTTTTATTATAATTCTTACATATCCAGGTTCTAATTTTAAAGTTTCATTTCTCTCTTCTGTAGAATTTTCAAGAACATCGCAATCCTCAACTTGAGATAATTTAAGTAAATTTGATTTTATTCCATTTATATCAGCTCCACCTTTTGATAATGATAAATTTAAAATTCTTTCTCTTAGTTCTTCATCACTTTCTAAAA includes these proteins:
- a CDS encoding acyltransferase, with product MKKYNQFEIFRFIGAFTVLIFHTAKNTSFYSQVPSLFQNGTIWVYFFFVLSGFMLSYSHFNKDIDIKKFYLTRLFKFYPLYFFSLLLLFVYSLKYKEKLIYSIFLIQSLIFGKATDQNYNYAAWYLSVLAFLIIIFPYLLKFMKVHSKYFKYFTIFTVIYTYYVYLTFNKYSDNSYIYHLINYFPLMHLSSFVVGMLLFYYLKNINGKKYYSFLLPLYFLFLTLFVQYNKVIPYASVLISLSFVPLIMFLFLDSGFFSKILSNNFFVYLGSLSFSIYILHVPIYHIYRKYIHSIDNNLHFLTFFIIVFVASNGTKYFIENKYYKFLCSKYLKS
- a CDS encoding baseplate J/gp47 family protein — encoded protein: MADFKIENNGIVFPLFLDIKKAMEQEGKIQFGDDFEINPETSLGQFLEVFIYMLENQSKQLQLLYSQMWLHNKNGAILSAFGSNFGIERIKGKYAYGNLNIEGVPGHIVTKGFQVRSKKGLLYQTVSNVLINNVGKAVVQIKALDFGEEYNASENEITEKATGDENVSRVYNSEIISGGTFLESDEELRERILNLSLSKGGADINGIKSNLLKLSQVEDCDVLENSTEERNETLKLEPGYVRIIIKGLIDEEVAYTVLNTISPGIVTDGDVEMRVITDSNQERIIKFKKATKVEYAVRVRNIKNISDYKKTTKEEIVGNIIKESDKFRLGQYVNYEKIQAAVYKIADQLEADVEIKKINGSWSKIDLAIQHDEYSFLSINNIEVEL